A segment of the Desulfofundulus kuznetsovii DSM 6115 genome:
CCAGCAGCAAATACACCGTCACCACGGCCAGAAGCAGGGCACGCTTTAAATCCCCGGCGGACTCCTGCAGGTCCGCCTTTTCACCGGTCACTTCCAGCGTGTAGCCCTCGGGAAGTTTCACCTCCCGGAGTGCCTTTTCCACATCGGCAATCACGTGGCTGAAGGGCCGCCCCTCAGTATAACCCAGAATATCAATGGAGGGCAGGAGATTTTCCCGGGTAACCACGCTGGCCGCCGGGTTGATCTCCACATGTACCAGCTCCCGCAGCGGCACCTGCACGCCCAGGGGAGAGGTGACGGTGACGGACAGCATGCTTTCCAGGGAACCCCGGTCCTCGGGCCGGTAGCGTACCACGATATCGGTATCCTTGCGGCTTTCCACCTGCAGGGAGGACGCCCTCAGTCCCTCCAGGGCAGCATAAACCTGCCGGGCTATTTTTTCCGGGGTAAGGCCCAGGGCCGCCGCCCGGGTTTCGTCCACCACCATGTTTACCTCCGGCGTGTTTAACGACCAGCTCCGGTAGAGGTTGACCGCACCGGGTACGGTTTTTAACTGCGCAAGCACCTCACCGGCCAGGTAATCCAGCACCCGCACATCATCCCCGGTGATGCGTACGTCTATGGGCGCGGCGGTGCTGCTTTTAGCCGTACCGCCGACTTCCTTCACCACAAAGGTTTCAATGTCGGGAATGCGGGCCATTTCCCGGCGCAGCCGTTCTTCGATTTGCCAGATGGTTTCCTTCCTTTCCTTCCGGGAGGTAAGGGTTACGGTGATTTCCGCCTGGGTTACCCCCAGGGCGCCGGTACCGCCCATGTAATGCGACCCCGGTTCATAACCGATGCGGGTGCTGTAGGCAATTACCGCCGGCTCCCTGTCCAGCAATTCCTCCACCCGCGCCACCACCCCGATCGTCTTCTCCAGGGAACTGGCGGGGGAGGTTTGCAAACTGATCAAAAGCGACCCGGCGTCCATCCTGGGCAGCACTTCCATACCGATCAGGCCCAGGAGTTTGATACTCAGCAAAATTAGCCCCAGGGACAGGAGCAGGGTCATCTTTCGCCTTTTCAAGGCCCTGACGACCAGCAGGGCGTAGGAGTCTTTCAGGCGGTTCATGGCTTTCGTAAAAGGAGCAATTGCCGCGTTTAACGCCCTTTCAGCCGCCGCCCAGCGCCTGCCGCCCAGCATAACTGTGAGCAGGGGGATAATGGTCAGGGAAACCAGTAAAGAACAGCTGATGGCGTAAATGAGCGTTTGGGCCAGGGGGCTGAACATCTGCCCCACGAACCCGCCTACAAACAAAAGGGGAATCAGCACCGCCACAATGGTGGCCGTACCGGCCACCGCGGGCAGCATGATCTCGCTTGCACCGTCAATGGCCGCGGTGCGGATGTCCTTCCCGAGCTCATGGTGGTGGCGCATGATATTTTCCACCACAATAATGGAGTCATCCACCACAATGCCTACGCTCAAAATGAGGGCGGAAAGGGTGATAATGTTCAGCGACAGGCCGGAGGCCTTCATAAGGACAATGGCTCCCAGCAGGGACAGGGGCATGGAAAAGGCAACGATGATTGATTCATTCAAGCTGATGAGGAATAGCAAAATAATGGCCGTGGTGAAGATGAGGGCATCCCTGACGCTGGCGGTCATGTTCTCCACCACCTGCAGGGTGAAAATGGAATCATCATCAGCTACGGCAAACTTTATTTCGGGAAATTGCTTTTCCAGTTCAGCCAGCTTTTCTTTTACCCTCTCAACCACTTCAACCGTGTTGGCCTCACGCTTTTTGATGATCTGAACGGCCAGGGAATTCTTGCCGTTAAAGTTATAGCTGCTGCGTTGTTCCTGGCTGGAATCTTCAATCCGGGCCACGTCTTTCAAGTATATGTTGTGGCCGCCGCGGTTTTCGAGGATGATGTTGGCCAGCTCCCCGGGATGCAGGCGCTCCTGCGTGACCCTGATTAAGTATTCCTGCTCCTGCCGGGTAACCCGCCCGGCGGGCAGGCTGATATTTCCCCCTCCGATGGCCGCAGCCACCCGATCGAGGGAAATATTAAGAGCCTCCAGACGGTGCCGGTCCACGTAAACATTAACCTGCCGCCGGTGGCCGCCCAGCACGTCCACGGCCCCCACCCCGTCCACCAGCTGCACTGCGTTTTTAATTTCGTTGTCGGCCAGCGTACGCAAGGCGACCGGATCCAGGCTATCGCTGCTTAAGGCCAGGGTGAGCACCGGCTTATCCTGGGAGCTGAACTTGAGCACCTGCGGTTCCTGAATGCCTGCGGGCAGGCTTCCCTTTATCCGGCTGATGGCATTTTGCACGTCCACCGCCGCCTGGTCCAGGTCTTTTTCGTAGTTGAACTCCACCCTGACCACGGAAAGCCCATCCTGGGAAGACGAGGAGATCTTCTTAACTCCCTCGATAGTAGCCAGTTCTTCCTCCAGCGGTTTGCTCACTTCCCTGGCCACATCCGAGGCGGCAACCCCGGGGTATACCGTGATCACGTTCACCATGGGAGGAGACGTATCGGGAAACAGCTCCAGTTTAATTACGTTTTTGGCGTAGAGGCCGAAAAACACTATGGCCAGGACCAGGGCAAACACCGTATATTTGTGCTTGATGGCAAAGGCGGGCCAGTTCATGACTTTCTCCTTTCCTGGTACACAAGTACTTCTTTCCCGTCATAAAGCCTGGTCAAGTCGGACACCACCACCGGCTCGCCGGGCTTAAGGTCTCCTTTTACTTCATAGTGCGTTTCGTTCTTTAACCCCGGAGTTACCGGCACCTGTACCGCCCTGCCGTTTCTGACGGCGAACACCCAGGCCCTGCCCTGTTCCGTTTTCACCGCCCGGCGGGGGACCAGCAGGGCCCGCTCGCTTTGGCCGACTACAAAGGAAACCTCCACGCTCATCCCCGGCCTGACTCCGGGAGAAGAAACCGGCACCTCCACGATGGTGCTGCGGGTGAGGGGGTCTTCTGCCGGGTAAATCCGGGAAACCTGCGAGGCGGTTTCCCGCCCCCCGGGATAGCGCAGCGTTGCTTTTTGCCCTACTTTTAAAAAGGGCAGGTCTGCCTCGGCCACCTTAACCCGCGCAACCATTTTTCCAGTATCGTCCAGGGTAAGAATTGGTTTACCCGGCACGGCCAGATCACCGGGATAGTTATGTACGGCTGTAACCACACCGTTAAAAGGCGCCTTGATGGTTGCATCCTGACAGGCTGACCTGGCCAGGGCCAGCCCAGCTTCGGCCTGGGCCAGCTGGGCCCTGGCCGCCCTGACCTGGGCGGGAGCGGTGCGTTCCGCCGATTCCTTCGCCTGCTGGTAGGGGAGTTCGTACTGGTTTTCAAAAACGGACGGGGCTATAGCACCGGCGGCCAGCAATTCCTGCCCGCGTTTGTAATTGGCCGCGGCCTTTTCCAGATTGGTCCGGCTGACGGAAAGGGCGCCCTCGGCCTGTTCCAGAACCGCTCTGGCCTGGTCCACCGCCGCTGCCGCCTGGTTTAAGCGCTCTTTTAATTCTTCATCGTTTAAAACTACCAGAACCTGGCCCCTGGTTACCCGGTCTCCTTCTTTAACCGTAAGCGTTCGAATTTCCGCCATTACTTTGGAAGCCAGGGACGCCCGGTGGGCGGATTCAATGGTCCCCGTATAGCTCAGGCTCTCCGTGATGGTACCGGCGGTAACCGGCACCGTCTCCACCGGCACGCCCGCCGCCTGTGCCGGTGGCGGCAGCTGGCGCAGGGCCATAATCTTTGTGCCTACCACCAGGCCAAGGGCTGCCAGGATAATAACCAGCAGAACCGCTTTGACATGTCTTTTAACGGTGGAAAAGATCTTTAGAAAGTTCAGCGGAAGATTCACGGCTCAAGCCCCCTTAACATCAAGAGTATCCAGTGTCAACCTGCCAGTAAAAGTCCTTCCTCAGCGAAAGCCTTTAAGACTGCTGGAAACCCTGTTGACCGGTGCCAGAAAAGCGACCCTTTATGGCTACCGGCATATTGAACCGGCGACAGGCCGGCCGGAAAGCATGATGGACGGTTCTTGCGTGCCCACGGACTTAACGTGCACAGCAATTGGCCGTTATTATCCTGGAGCAATGCCCTTACAGCCGAAAGCAAGCAAGTATTCACTCGCTAAATAACGTAAAATTAATTTTGCAGTATTGTGGATAAAAAACGTAAAATCCGCCCGTGTGTTTCAGTAAGGGATGATTGACACCCCCTTAAAGACCAGCGCAACAGGCTTACCTGCACCAGGCCCAGGTAGGCAGCAACGACCATGGGTACATCCAGGCCGGGCCTGAACTGTCCCTTCTCCATACCCTCCCGGATAATAGTTTCTATGAGCTCCATGTATTCGCCAATGGTCTCGGACATCAACTGACGCAGCTTTTCGTCGTGCAGATGCACCTGCTCGGAAAAAATAATTTTGGGAATCCCCCTGTTTTGTTCAAACAGCTCCAGGTGAAAAAGCAAAATATCACCAAGCTTTTCCAGGGGTTCACCTCCCCCGGCAACCCTGGCCCGGCTCCAGCCCAGGAGGGTGTCCCGTATATAACGTACGGTGGCCAGCAGTATTTCATTTTTACTGGCAAAGTGGCGAAAAATGGTTCCCTCGGCAATGCCCACTTCCCGGGCAATTTCGGCAGTGGTCAATCCGGAAATGCCCCTTTCGGCAACAATCTTCAATGTGGCCCGGACGATTTGCTGCTGCCTGATCTGCGTATCGTATCGCTGCGCCATGAAAATTTGCCTCCTGAACAATTATACTCCATTATATTAAGTGATTACTCACTTGTAAACTAACATACCCGGTACAGTTTGTCAAGGATGCCACCTTTTCCTTAAAAATTGCTGCCTGCCCGCCATTATACCCCGCCCTTTGCCCGCCGGCAGTGAGCAATATCACAATTTCACTATGCCCGCAGGAAAAACAGCCGCAACAAATAACTCATACCCCAAGGCAGGATCCATTTCGGAACAGGTAGAATAACTAAACATGACAGCCTTATGGCAAATCTTTACATCAACACCCTAACCGCGGTCTTTTCGCGTTTATGATGAATTGGGAAAGGAATGTTTACTGGTGCCAGATCACACCGGATCAAAAATGATTCACTCCCTGGCGCCGGGTGAATTTCTTTTTCACCGGGGCGAACATAAAAGGGAAATGTATATAGTATTACAGGGCAAGATCGAGCTCAGCAAAGTTACCGGCGGTCAAAGGAAAGTGCTGGCCCTTGTGGGACCGGGGGAATTTATCGGCCAGAGCTCCCTGCTGGAAGGTTTGTCACGGCCAAGCGATGCCCGGGCGGTGGAAGATTCCCTGGTACTGGTGATTAATGAGGAAAACCTGGAACAGGTAATCAAGATGCACCCCCAACTGGCCGCAAAAATCATGCGGGCGCCAAGGGATAAACCACCCGCTCAAAAAGAAACTCTCCGCACAGGACCAGAACACCCCTTTCTTTACCGGTCAGAGGTCAAATGCCCGGTGTGCAGCACCACCTTTACGGTGCTGAAAGTATTTGAACACAAATTATCCGTCACCGGCCAGGATAGTGATTTCCGCCAGCGTTACCGCGATTTTGAACCGCTTTTGTACAGCGTCTGGGTTTGCCCGGGCTGCTTTTACGCCAACCAGCGCACCGATTTTCCAAATCTTTCTGCCAGGCAAAAAAAGCTGCTTCAGGATGGGAGGGCAGAAAGGCAAAAAGCTTTTTCCGGAACGATGGCCACCCCGGGAACACTGGAATTTGCCCTGCAGGCACACCGGCTGGCCCTGTTCAACTCAGAACAGATGGCCGCGGAACCGGACAAAATAGCCCGCCTGTGGTTGCACCTGGCCTGGCTGTATGAGGACGGAGAACAGAAAGAAGCTGCGTTAGACGCCCGGGCCCGGGCATTGGAACACTTCCGGCAGGCTTACTTTAACAGTTCCCGGACACTGTCCACCAAACAGGAACAGCAACTGGCCTACCTCATCGGCGAACTGCACTTCAGACTGGGCCGGTATGCCGAGGCACTGGATTTCTTTCGCCGGGCGGTAGTTGTACGTGGGGGCAGCGCCGCCCTGAACGAGCAGGCCCGGGACAGGATTGCCTTAACCAGGAAACTGGCTAAATCAACCAACCCGCCTGCTGCCGGTTCATTCGGCGTAGAGTAAACAGGTCTTTAACGGGTACTGTCGCAAAACCAAAGACGGTGCGGGCGGCGGTCGTCCCGTAAGGAGCGACCCAGCACTCACAGGTACAACTCCTTCATTGGCACAGTCATTGAGCATTATGTAAATAACATAACTTCGAAGGCATTTCCAATGAACGGGAAGGTATGTGGCATGGCATTAAAAGCATCTCCAGAAAATACCATCTTTGCCCTGGATATCGGCACCCGCACGGTAATCGGACTGGTAGCCGTCCCCGAAGACGGCCGGTTAAGGCTGGCGGCGCAGCGGCTGGTGGAACACCGCCGGCGAACCATGCTGGACGGGCAGATCCACGACATCCCGGGGGTAGCCGAAGCGGTACGGGCGGTGAAAAAAGAACTGGAGGGGGAACTGGGCTTCCCTTTGCGATACGTGGCCATTGCCGCCGCGGGACGCTCCCTGGTTACCCGGTCCTGCCACATCGAGCAGGAAACCAGCGGCCAGGAAATTGACTGGCCTGAAGTGAACGCCCTGGAACTGGCAGCCATCCAGCAGGCCCACCGGGAGCTGGCAGCCGAACCGCCGCCCAACGGGCAGGATTTCACGTGCGTAGGTTATAGCATCGTTTCTTATTACCTGGACGGCTACCCCATTTCCAGCCTGGTGGGCCACCGGGGCAAAACCATTGGAGCCGATGTGCTGGCCACTTTTCTGCCCGGTTCGGTGGTCAACAGCCTCTACACCGTGCTCCAGAGGGTGGAACTGGAGCCTTTGAGCCTCACCCTGGAGCCTATTGCCGCCATCGAAGCTGCCATTCCCGAAAACTACCGCCTTTTAAACCTGGCCCTGGTGGATATCGGCGCCGGCACCTCCGATATTGCCATCACCAGGGACGGTGCCATCACCGCCTACGGCATGGTCCCCGTGGCTGGAGACGAAATTACCGAGGAAATTGTCCAGACCTGCCTGGTGGATTTTGATACCGCCGAGCGCATGAAAAGGGAGCTGATCCGGGGCGAGGATATACGTTACACGGACATCGTGGGCATGGAAAATACAATTTCCTGCCAGGACCTGCTGGCCCGCATCGACCCGGCACTGGAAAGATTGGCCCGGGAAATCAGCACCCAAATCCTGGCCCAAAACGGGGGGCGACCGCCCCGTTCGGTATTTTGCGTAGGAGGCGGCGGGCAGGTTCCCGGCTTGACGGAAAAGATTGCCCGGCATCTGGAGCTGGACAAAAACCGGGTGGTCCTGCGGGACCGGCGCAGCCTGGGACAGGTACTCATGGTGGATGGCGACGATCAAATTCCCGGACCGGAAGGGGTAACGGTGGCGGGCATTGCCCTCGTTGCTTTACGCAAACTGGGCCATGATTTTATCCACATCATGGTGAACGGGGTGGAACACCGGCTCTTCAACGCCCGGGAATTTACCGTGGGGAACGTGCTGGCTTTAACCGGCTTCAACCCCCGCCTGCTGATCGGGCAAAACGGGAAAAACCTGACCTTTACCTTAAACGGCAAGCGCCAGGTTATTTTCGGCGGGCTCTCCCAACCGGCCAGGATTTTAGTGAATGACCGCGAAGCCAACATGCAAACCAGGGTGGCCCACGGGGACCGGATTGTGGTCCACCCGGCCGTAAACGGTGCAGACGCCCGGGTCACAGTAGCCGACCTTCTGCCACCCCCGGCCACCATCACCGTTTACGCCAACGGCAGGCCGGTGGAAACAGCGGCTTGTTGTTATATCAACGGACAGGTCGCCGAACCATCCCGGGAAATCCCCCCGGAATGTAACGTAGAAATATGTTCCGTGAAACCCTTTTTTGAGTGGCTGGCAGAGCATCTGGCCGCCTCTTTGGAGGAACTGGAAGCGTGGGAGGTGCTGGTGAACGACCAGGTTGCCCCTCCTACCTACCGCCTTCATGATGGAGACAGGGTGGACTACCGGCCAAAGGGCAAGGAAAACCGTCGTTGGCCGGTAGATAAACTAATAACGGTTAAACCGGGGCAAAACGCCCCGGTTGCTGAAGACCGCGGGGAAAATCAGGGTACCCAAGAAATATTACCCCGCCACCCGGAAATACCCGGGGGTAATTTTAGTTCGGAGCTCACTCAAAGCATCACCGTCACGGTAAACGGATCTACCGTCAACCTGACGGGGCGTTCCAGTTATATTTTCATCGACATCTTCAATTACATTGACCTGGATCCCAGCGGGCTTAAGCCGCCCATCCGCCTCACCCTCAACGGCAAAGAAGCATCCTTTACCGACGAGTTGCACGACGGTGATATCATTGAAATCGGCGCTTCAAACCGTAAACCGGGCAGCCATGGCCCTTAACTTCTCGGCCATGCTGGAAAGGGTGGCAATGCTGCTGGCGGTTTCCTGCAGCAGGGCGCTTTGTTCCTCGGTGGAGGCGGCAATATTTTGTACCGCCTCCGATACCTGCCGGGAAGCTGTTGCCACATCGGACACCTGGGAATCCACTTCCTGCACCGCACTTAAGATTTCCTTAAAAGCAGCGCCGGCCTCCTCTACCACCGCCAGGCCCCGGTCCGCCTCCCGGGCCGAGCCTTCCATCAGGGCAGTAACCTCACTAATCTCTTCCCGGATGGCGGACACCAGGTTGCCTATTTCCTCGGCTGAAGAGGCCGATCTCTCCGCCAGCTTGCGCACCTCATCGGCCACCACGGCAAAGCCCCGGCCGTGTTCCCCGGCCCTGGCGGCTTCAATGGCCGCATTCAACGCCAGCAGGTTGGTCTGGTCGGCAATGCTGCTGATAATGCCCAGTATTTCCCCGATCTGCTCGGACATCCGGGCAAAACGCTCCACCCTTTCTACCGCCTGGCGTGTGGTATCATGCATGGTACGAATCTGGCGGCCAACCTCATCCATCTTCCGGCCGCCGTCTTCGGCCAGGGAAGCGGCCCGGCCGGCCGTTCGGGCCACAGTCTCCGCCCGCCCGGCCACTTCCTCCACGCTGGCGGAAATCTGGACCGCCGCGCTGGCCGTTTCCGTAGCCCCCTGGGAGATCTGATCCGTGGCGCTGGAAAGCTGCTCGGCCAGCTCCGATGCCTTCCTGGCCTCTTCCGCTACTTCGCCGATCAGGTGGGCCAAATTCTTCCGCATTTGTTCAAAAGAGCTGATCAGTTGCCCAATTTCATCCCTTTTCACCATGCCACCCCGCCTTAAGACTCCTGGCTACAAAAAAGGCTGCCCTCGTCTTTCAAGTCACCGTTGGCCACCCGTCTAGCCATCCCGGCCAAGGTTTTCAAGGGTATGGCCAACACCATACGGGCAACGAGGAAATTAATCTCACCGACGAGTAGCCCCGCCAGTATACAGGCCCCAAAAAACGACGGCCGAAAGACCATTTCGGAGGGCAATCCCAGGGCTACCACAAAGAAAGGGAAAACCGCCCCGATAAGCAATCCCATCACAATCATGGAAAGAAACAACACCCGGAACAAACTGCCCCTTGCGGCCAGGCGGCACAATACCTCACTTTGCAATCCCATGGCAAGCCCCCCCTATAGATTATCATCGTTGATCTTCTGCATCTTCATAATAGCTTCCCTGTTCTTCTGGATCATCCCGGCAATTTCTTTGGCGGAATTTGCCGACTGCTGGGCCAGCTTGCGCACCGCCTGGGCCACCACGGTGAAGGTGCGGCCGTGCTCCCCGGCCCGCGCGGCCTCAATGGCCGCATTCAAAGCCAGGAGGTTGGTTTCATCGGCTATATGGGAAATGACTCCCGCCACCTTGCCCACGTCCTGCTGCATTTGCATCAGTTGTTCCAGTTGCTGGATGATATAGTTTTCGATTGCCAACTGCATGTCCAGGTTGATCCTCCTGGCAAAAGCATTGAAAGCGCGCTGGACGGCGGCCATATCATCCCCATGATGTTCAATTAAAATGCGCTGGACCTCCTGGCAGTACATCTGATAGGCCCCCAAATACCAGCGGGGGGAAAGGCCGATGTCAAGGTGCTTGCGCCCGATATACAGGCGTTGCTTGAAATACTGCTCGTCCAAAACCGGTGAAGTCAGGCTGATAAAATACTGCTTCTGGGTTTCCTTAAGCCTGTCTACATTGCTGTGCGTCTCGATAATTTCTTTCAGGTGGGGAAACTGCAAAATATGGCTGTAGAAATAATCCACTACCCTGTCGGCTTCTCTAACAAACAGATCCCGGTACCCGGCCATAATCCCCAGGTCTTCCGGTGAGATGGCCAGGTATTGTACCTGGGTTTGCCGTGATTTTTCATGATCAGCCATTACATTCATAGGCTATTCCTCGCTTTTACGTAACTTCAGGTCCTGCCCTTTTGCAGCTCCTGGGCTAAAAGGGCGGCCAACTGGGGGTGTTGCTCCTTGATCCGCGCCAGGTAAAGGAAAACGCTGCCCGGGTAGTCGATAGTTTCCTGCAGCAGGGCGCTTTCCAGGGCCGAACGCACCAGGGCAATAACGCAATCAGGGGAATGGTTGTCGCGGCACTGCCGGCACTGGCGGCAGGTTTCAGCAATGGCCCCGGCCACCTGTTCCGGGTAGTAGGGTTTAAAGTCCTGGGTGGGAAGAAGCTTGCTCGCCCCGGGAATGTCCAGGAGCTTCTTCTGGGCGGCAAAGCTTAAAACCTTGCGGGCGAACCCCACCAGACACTGGGACTCCTTGCAACCGGCGGAATTATATAAATCACAGCCTTGACAGATCCTGTCCAATTGCGCTTCTAAAGCTGCTAAATTTATCTCCTCAACTTTAACCGTGGCCATCTCTCAATTACCACCTCCCCTAACCTTGCAAAAACCTGGCAAATTCAGACGCCTCTTCCCCCGGCGATGTCAGGAGTTCCGCGGGCGGCTGGAACTGCCCATCCCCGACCCGGGCCAGGGTTTGACAGAGGCGCTCGTAGGGCTGGGCCAGACTGCGGTAGCGTTCCAGTACAAAATCCAACAGCCCCAACACCTGTTCAGCAGTTACTTTGCGGGCAAGGGGAACGCCGTGAACCGGTTTAACCGTACCTCCCCGCCCGCCGATAAAAACGTCAAACCGGTCTTGACCCGAAGCCCGGACACCAAAATCGGCGCACTGGGGGTCCGTGCAGCCCCGGGGACACCCCGCCACGGCAATTTTAAAATCCTTGGGCACCTCCTGCCCCACGTACTTTTCCTGGATCGCGATTCCCAGGCCCAGGGCATCGGCAATGGCCCGCGGGCACAGGGACTCGTTTCCCGGGCAGGCTTTCACCGGCCGCACCACTTTCCCAAAGGGGGCCACCTTCAACCCCAGCGGCTCCAGGGCGGCCACCAGCTTTTCCACGTTTTCCTCCGGTACCAGAGCCACCACCGTTTGGCGGGTGGTCATTTTTAGCCGGAACACATTGTTTTCCCGGGCCGCCTGGCCCAGACCGGACCACTGCTCCGGAGTCATCACGCCGCAGGCAGCCATGATGTCCACGGCAATCAAGCCGTTTCTTTGCTTGAAGTATCCTTCACCCATGTTCACCTGTAACCTCCTGATAAATAAAATTTTTGGACATTTGCGCTTAATATGTAATAACTGGTTAGCCAATTATATTCTAGTTTAATTTGCCACGCTTGGTACTTTTCCTCCTGGAAAGATAATATTTTTTCTCATTACTATTATAAGAAAAAACATTTAACTAGGGGCCATTTTGTTCGACAGTCTAGACTACCGGCTCTCCTTTCCGGGGGGTTTTCAGCAGTTGAACAATTAACTGTACATATAAATACGTGGTATAATATACCCACTATGGAAAAGCTCTACCCAATGCATGAAGCAATGAGAATCCTGGGGGTATCTTTAAAAACACTCCAGCGTTGGGATAAAGCGAAACCCGTTTCAGCTTCAACTACCTGAAAACCTATTTTGAGAGCTACGGCGTGAAAATCCACGTCGTAAACGGTGAAGAAGATAAGAAGACGGTTTACGAGGAGCTGGTAGAAGACCTGCTCAGTATCGTTACCAGTTTTTCCGGAAAACTTTACGGTATCAGAAGCAGGAAAAAAGAAGAAGAAGAAGTTACTTCAAAAATACGGGAGGTAATCGAGAATGCTGGTTACCTACCAGACGAGAATAGATGACAGGACACCCTACCCGTATTTCGACGCCATAGGCGAATACTTCTGCCGTCTGGAAAGGAAACTCTTCGTTGACCATTACATCCGCGGAGCACCGCTAAACGAGCTTAAAAAAAGGTATATAAAAGAGTACAGGATAACTGCCCGGCAGTTCAATTCACTTCATAACAGCCTTTCCGGGAAAATCGAATCGATAAGAGAGATCCAGAAATACCAGGAACACGACCTTCTGGGCCGCATTGCTTCGACGGAGAAGGCGATTAAGGAAAAAGAAGAAAAACGGGATAAAATTATAAAGTCGCTCAAGAAGCTCCAGCCCCGCACGGAGAAGTGGCAGAAGAAAATCGACCGGTTAAAGGGAATCAAGTTTTTCATTCACCAGAAAAAGAGGAGGTTGAGGAACCTCCGGCAGAGACTGGAGAACCTGCGCAAAGACATGGCGCGGGGCTGTGTACGTATCTGTTTTGGCACCCGCAAGCTCTTCAAAGCCCAGCACAACCTGGAGGCAAACGGGTTTAAAGAACATCAGGAATGGCTCGCTGCCTGGAGAAAAGCGCGTTCCTCCAGCTTTTTTATTCTTGGCTCAAAGGACGAGACCTGCGGCAACCAGACCTGCACATACTTTTGGAACAACACCCTGAGGATACGGGTAGCCGGTAAGTTCACTAAGGAATTCGGCAGATACGTCGAGTTGACCGGCATTGTTTTTCCTTACGGTCAGGAGCACCTGGACAGAGCCAGGACCGTTAGAAGGATTGTCAAAGGCAGGAAGGAATACACGGCAGCTATATCCTACCGTTTTCTCCGCAGGGGAGATAGCTGGTACGTACATGCGACGACGGAGTTGGAAGCTTCGCCGCTGC
Coding sequences within it:
- a CDS encoding efflux RND transporter permease subunit; protein product: MNWPAFAIKHKYTVFALVLAIVFFGLYAKNVIKLELFPDTSPPMVNVITVYPGVAASDVAREVSKPLEEELATIEGVKKISSSSQDGLSVVRVEFNYEKDLDQAAVDVQNAISRIKGSLPAGIQEPQVLKFSSQDKPVLTLALSSDSLDPVALRTLADNEIKNAVQLVDGVGAVDVLGGHRRQVNVYVDRHRLEALNISLDRVAAAIGGGNISLPAGRVTRQEQEYLIRVTQERLHPGELANIILENRGGHNIYLKDVARIEDSSQEQRSSYNFNGKNSLAVQIIKKREANTVEVVERVKEKLAELEKQFPEIKFAVADDDSIFTLQVVENMTASVRDALIFTTAIILLFLISLNESIIVAFSMPLSLLGAIVLMKASGLSLNIITLSALILSVGIVVDDSIIVVENIMRHHHELGKDIRTAAIDGASEIMLPAVAGTATIVAVLIPLLFVGGFVGQMFSPLAQTLIYAISCSLLVSLTIIPLLTVMLGGRRWAAAERALNAAIAPFTKAMNRLKDSYALLVVRALKRRKMTLLLSLGLILLSIKLLGLIGMEVLPRMDAGSLLISLQTSPASSLEKTIGVVARVEELLDREPAVIAYSTRIGYEPGSHYMGGTGALGVTQAEITVTLTSRKERKETIWQIEERLRREMARIPDIETFVVKEVGGTAKSSTAAPIDVRITGDDVRVLDYLAGEVLAQLKTVPGAVNLYRSWSLNTPEVNMVVDETRAAALGLTPEKIARQVYAALEGLRASSLQVESRKDTDIVVRYRPEDRGSLESMLSVTVTSPLGVQVPLRELVHVEINPAASVVTRENLLPSIDILGYTEGRPFSHVIADVEKALREVKLPEGYTLEVTGEKADLQESAGDLKRALLLAVVTVYLLLVAQFRSFIHPVTIMMSIPLVLFGVALALLLSGKSVSLPAILGLILLVGTVVRNSIVLVEFIIRAREAGTARDEAIVEAVRVRFRPIMMTALSCVVGMLPLALEWALGSERFSPLAITVIGGMLVATLLTMVVIPVVYSLFDDLVDRAQFKPAGVKNMETGVN
- a CDS encoding efflux RND transporter periplasmic adaptor subunit, producing the protein MNLPLNFLKIFSTVKRHVKAVLLVIILAALGLVVGTKIMALRQLPPPAQAAGVPVETVPVTAGTITESLSYTGTIESAHRASLASKVMAEIRTLTVKEGDRVTRGQVLVVLNDEELKERLNQAAAAVDQARAVLEQAEGALSVSRTNLEKAAANYKRGQELLAAGAIAPSVFENQYELPYQQAKESAERTAPAQVRAARAQLAQAEAGLALARSACQDATIKAPFNGVVTAVHNYPGDLAVPGKPILTLDDTGKMVARVKVAEADLPFLKVGQKATLRYPGGRETASQVSRIYPAEDPLTRSTIVEVPVSSPGVRPGMSVEVSFVVGQSERALLVPRRAVKTEQGRAWVFAVRNGRAVQVPVTPGLKNETHYEVKGDLKPGEPVVVSDLTRLYDGKEVLVYQERRKS
- a CDS encoding TetR/AcrR family transcriptional regulator, which translates into the protein MAQRYDTQIRQQQIVRATLKIVAERGISGLTTAEIAREVGIAEGTIFRHFASKNEILLATVRYIRDTLLGWSRARVAGGGEPLEKLGDILLFHLELFEQNRGIPKIIFSEQVHLHDEKLRQLMSETIGEYMELIETIIREGMEKGQFRPGLDVPMVVAAYLGLVQVSLLRWSLRGCQSSLTETHGRILRFLSTILQN
- a CDS encoding DUF2225 domain-containing protein, whose product is MIHSLAPGEFLFHRGEHKREMYIVLQGKIELSKVTGGQRKVLALVGPGEFIGQSSLLEGLSRPSDARAVEDSLVLVINEENLEQVIKMHPQLAAKIMRAPRDKPPAQKETLRTGPEHPFLYRSEVKCPVCSTTFTVLKVFEHKLSVTGQDSDFRQRYRDFEPLLYSVWVCPGCFYANQRTDFPNLSARQKKLLQDGRAERQKAFSGTMATPGTLEFALQAHRLALFNSEQMAAEPDKIARLWLHLAWLYEDGEQKEAALDARARALEHFRQAYFNSSRTLSTKQEQQLAYLIGELHFRLGRYAEALDFFRRAVVVRGGSAALNEQARDRIALTRKLAKSTNPPAAGSFGVE